From the Microbacterium thalassium genome, one window contains:
- a CDS encoding RidA family protein encodes MTLSQRLAELGIDLPDVVPPVAAYIPAKVHGDLVYTSGQLPMVAGALPATGKVGDGHGLVPASDAKEYARQSALNAIAAAAAAVGGVDQLTGVVKVVGFVSSVPEFTGQPGVINGASEVLGEIFGEAGRHARSAVGVPVLPLDSPVEVEVVFSLS; translated from the coding sequence ATGACCCTCTCGCAGCGTCTGGCCGAACTCGGCATCGATCTTCCCGACGTCGTCCCGCCCGTCGCGGCCTACATCCCCGCGAAGGTGCACGGCGACCTGGTCTACACGTCCGGACAGCTGCCGATGGTCGCGGGCGCGCTGCCGGCCACCGGCAAGGTCGGCGACGGCCATGGCCTCGTGCCCGCATCCGACGCCAAGGAGTACGCGCGTCAGTCCGCCCTCAACGCGATCGCGGCCGCCGCCGCGGCCGTCGGGGGAGTGGACCAGCTCACCGGCGTCGTCAAGGTCGTCGGCTTCGTGTCGTCGGTGCCGGAGTTCACCGGTCAGCCCGGCGTCATCAACGGCGCCAGCGAGGTGCTGGGCGAGATCTTCGGAGAAGCCGGACGTCACGCGCGCTCGGCGGTCGGCGTCCCGGTGCTGCCGCTGGACAGCCCCGTCGAGGTCGAGGTCGTCTTCAGCCTCTCCTGA
- a CDS encoding transglycosylase domain-containing protein, with protein sequence MPDTKRTASGVLGGLAGLVGLSAVAGVLISATVTPAIAVTGAAASSAITMFDNLPSVLDIEKLMLPTTIYAKNSKGDWKELTQFYDQNRSPVEYDEIAPVMYDAILSSEDPRYYEHGGVDLIGTTRAMLSNLRGGGETQGGSSISQQYVKNILVQRCEAEATATETTSAEEERYACWFEATRSDGSEGIQRKLQEMRYAIALEQKYSKDEILLGYLNIANFGGTTYGIDAAAQYYFGVSAAKLDVGQAATLAGIVQNPNTYRIDLEGGSITDADGNGVNSAEDGYKLTKQRQQYVLGRMLEDGKITQEQFDEAYDAPIEPDITQPKTGCAAATGAEYFCQYVRYVIERDDAFGTTPEERTEALRRGGLNVYTTLNWELQKSAQASVKNYAPTSVNKTAFGASTVSVEADTGRILSITQNTKFNESNSDNVNYSSIVYAGDAQFGQSEGFEAGSTFKLFTLLDWLEKGHSVNEVLNGTLRVFERITNSCDGDWVNYSGELVNNFGKAPGYVGTPMSFTRDSLNTGYFAMAEQLDLCDIQKVATKMGVTRGNGEEVSMTTLSSIIGTNNISPLAMAAAYATVANDGVYCEPRAIDKVTDSEGNEWTLPERDCSQVLEPEVAATAAYALQGVMNGGTGAAGKPYDSVPVLGKTGTHESKQTWLMEASTKVATATWVGNPKGNIDLFQTWTDAGLKLSDLRYYIGREVQAKANEMWGGEAFPSPDSTLTRQVLTELPNVVGKSIDDATEILTEAGFTVRVGDAIDSSQKEGTVASQDPGAGQVAGGTTVTLRPSNGQGIEVPNVVGDRLDQAMNKLRRAGFGNVQEGSCTEDQSADAQGTVTGTNPSAGTVLNRNSQITVNYSLFSCGFDTGGDSGGNVGGPGNNGSGND encoded by the coding sequence ATGCCCGATACGAAACGCACGGCCAGCGGCGTGCTCGGCGGACTCGCCGGCCTCGTTGGCCTCAGCGCCGTCGCCGGTGTCCTCATCAGCGCCACCGTCACGCCCGCCATCGCCGTCACCGGCGCCGCGGCGTCGAGCGCCATCACGATGTTCGACAACCTGCCGAGCGTGCTCGACATCGAGAAGCTCATGCTCCCGACCACCATCTACGCCAAGAACAGCAAGGGCGACTGGAAGGAGCTGACCCAGTTCTACGACCAGAACCGGTCGCCCGTGGAGTACGACGAGATCGCACCGGTCATGTACGACGCGATCCTCTCCAGTGAGGACCCGCGCTACTACGAGCACGGCGGCGTGGACCTGATCGGCACGACGCGTGCCATGCTGAGCAACCTGCGCGGCGGCGGCGAGACCCAGGGTGGCTCGTCGATCAGCCAGCAGTACGTCAAGAACATCCTCGTGCAGCGCTGCGAGGCCGAGGCCACGGCCACCGAGACCACCTCGGCCGAAGAGGAGCGCTACGCGTGCTGGTTCGAGGCGACGCGCTCCGATGGCAGCGAGGGCATCCAGCGCAAGCTCCAGGAGATGCGCTACGCCATCGCCCTCGAGCAGAAGTACTCGAAGGACGAGATCCTCCTCGGGTACCTGAACATCGCCAACTTCGGCGGCACGACCTACGGCATCGACGCCGCGGCGCAGTACTACTTCGGCGTCTCCGCCGCGAAGCTCGACGTCGGCCAGGCCGCGACGCTCGCCGGCATCGTGCAGAACCCGAACACCTACCGCATCGACCTCGAGGGCGGCTCGATCACGGATGCCGACGGCAACGGCGTCAACAGCGCCGAGGACGGCTACAAGCTGACCAAGCAGCGCCAGCAGTACGTGCTGGGTCGCATGCTCGAGGACGGCAAGATCACGCAGGAGCAGTTCGACGAGGCCTACGACGCTCCCATCGAGCCCGACATCACGCAGCCCAAGACGGGATGTGCGGCGGCGACCGGAGCGGAGTACTTCTGCCAGTACGTGCGCTACGTCATCGAGCGCGACGACGCCTTCGGCACGACTCCCGAGGAGCGCACCGAGGCGCTGCGCCGCGGCGGTCTGAACGTCTACACGACCCTGAACTGGGAGCTGCAGAAGTCGGCGCAGGCGTCGGTGAAGAACTACGCGCCCACCTCGGTCAACAAGACGGCATTCGGCGCGTCCACGGTGAGCGTCGAGGCCGACACGGGTCGCATCCTCTCGATCACGCAGAACACGAAGTTCAACGAATCGAACAGCGACAACGTCAACTACTCGTCGATCGTCTACGCCGGCGATGCGCAGTTCGGTCAGTCCGAGGGCTTCGAGGCCGGTTCGACGTTCAAGCTGTTCACGCTGCTCGACTGGCTCGAGAAGGGCCACTCCGTCAACGAGGTGCTCAACGGCACGCTGAGGGTGTTCGAGCGGATCACCAACTCCTGCGACGGCGACTGGGTCAACTACTCCGGCGAACTCGTGAACAACTTCGGCAAGGCCCCCGGTTACGTCGGCACGCCGATGTCGTTCACGCGCGACTCGCTGAACACCGGCTACTTCGCGATGGCCGAACAGCTCGACCTGTGCGACATCCAGAAGGTCGCGACGAAGATGGGCGTCACGCGAGGCAACGGCGAAGAGGTGTCGATGACCACCCTGTCGTCGATCATCGGCACCAACAACATCTCGCCGCTGGCGATGGCCGCCGCCTACGCCACCGTCGCGAACGACGGCGTCTACTGCGAGCCGCGGGCGATCGACAAGGTCACCGACTCCGAGGGCAACGAGTGGACGCTCCCCGAGCGCGACTGCAGCCAGGTGCTCGAGCCCGAGGTCGCGGCCACCGCCGCCTACGCTCTGCAGGGCGTGATGAACGGCGGAACCGGAGCGGCCGGCAAGCCGTACGACTCCGTGCCCGTGCTCGGCAAGACCGGTACGCATGAGTCGAAGCAGACCTGGCTCATGGAGGCCAGCACCAAGGTCGCCACGGCGACGTGGGTGGGAAACCCCAAGGGGAACATCGACCTGTTCCAGACGTGGACGGATGCGGGCCTGAAGCTGTCTGATCTGCGCTACTACATCGGACGCGAGGTCCAGGCCAAGGCGAATGAGATGTGGGGCGGTGAGGCGTTCCCGAGCCCCGACAGCACGCTGACGCGCCAGGTGCTCACGGAACTGCCCAACGTGGTCGGCAAGAGCATCGACGACGCCACCGAGATCCTCACCGAGGCGGGCTTCACCGTCAGGGTCGGCGACGCGATCGACTCGTCCCAGAAGGAGGGCACCGTCGCGTCGCAGGATCCCGGCGCCGGTCAGGTCGCGGGCGGCACGACCGTGACGCTGCGTCCCTCCAACGGGCAGGGCATCGAGGTTCCCAACGTCGTCGGGGACCGCCTCGACCAGGCGATGAACAAGCTGCGGCGGGCCGGGTTCGGCAATGTGCAGGAGGGCTCCTGCACGGAGGACCAGAGCGCGGACGCGCAGGGGACGGTCACCGGCACGAACCCGAGCGCCGGCACCGTGCTCAACCGCAATTCGCAGATCACCGTCAACTACTCCCTGTTCAGCTGCGGGTTCGACACCGGAGGCGACTCCGGCGGCAACGTCGGCGGACCGGGCAACAACGGCAGCGGCAACGACTGA
- a CDS encoding DUF1295 domain-containing protein, giving the protein MDPLLIVMGIAAAASAFCWIASLATKDTSWVDRLWSIVPVVYVWVFAIAGLTSGADAARLVLMAVLVTAWGARLTFNFARKGGYSGMEDYRWAVLRGRMPAAAFQVFNLLFIVGFQMTLLVLIALPARVAFEHPAPLTAWDGVFAVLFAGFLVGEFVADQQQWDFQRAKSASGGVLEPGFVTTGLFAWSRHPNFFFEQAQWWTFYAMGATAATASGLGLWGGVLNASIAGAVLLTALFIGSTVFTESISAAKYPAYAEYQRTTSMLIPWPPRRRARDVVPGT; this is encoded by the coding sequence GTGGACCCCCTTCTGATCGTCATGGGCATCGCCGCCGCCGCGAGCGCCTTCTGCTGGATCGCGTCGCTCGCGACGAAGGACACGTCGTGGGTCGACCGGCTGTGGTCGATCGTTCCCGTCGTCTACGTGTGGGTGTTCGCGATCGCGGGTCTGACCTCGGGGGCGGATGCCGCGCGCCTGGTTCTCATGGCCGTGCTCGTGACCGCGTGGGGCGCACGCCTGACCTTCAACTTCGCACGCAAGGGCGGCTACTCCGGAATGGAGGACTACCGCTGGGCTGTGCTTCGCGGGCGGATGCCGGCGGCGGCGTTCCAGGTCTTCAACCTGCTCTTCATCGTCGGATTCCAGATGACCCTGCTCGTGCTGATCGCGCTTCCGGCCCGGGTCGCGTTCGAGCATCCGGCCCCCCTCACCGCGTGGGACGGCGTGTTCGCCGTGCTGTTCGCCGGCTTCCTCGTCGGCGAGTTCGTCGCGGACCAGCAGCAGTGGGACTTCCAGCGGGCCAAGAGCGCCTCAGGGGGCGTGCTGGAGCCCGGGTTCGTCACGACCGGGCTGTTCGCGTGGAGCCGGCATCCGAACTTCTTCTTCGAGCAGGCGCAGTGGTGGACCTTCTACGCGATGGGAGCGACGGCGGCGACCGCTTCGGGCCTCGGGCTGTGGGGCGGTGTGCTCAACGCATCGATCGCCGGCGCTGTGCTGCTGACGGCCCTGTTCATCGGCTCGACGGTGTTCACCGAGTCGATCTCGGCCGCCAAGTACCCCGCCTATGCGGAGTATCAGCGGACCACGTCGATGCTCATCCCGTGGCCGCCCCGCCGGCGGGCGCGGGACGTCGTGCCCGGGACGTGA
- a CDS encoding HAD-IIB family hydrolase, with protein sequence MTDSTAIRLVAFDLDDTLAPSKSAIDPRIGDLLIALAERVEVAIISGGQLAQFTMQVVDRLPESSPEILARVHLLPTCGTQYYRLAEGGVDTVYAHSLTPDQRDRALAAVEDEARRLGYWESETWGDILEDRGSQITFSALGQRAPLEAKKAWDPTGAKKNDLRAAVAGRLPDLEVRSGGSTSVDITHRGIDKAYGMRQLAEQTGIDLDAMLFVGDRLDPDGNDYPVLAMGVRCQAVDGWEDTAVFLEGLIPTL encoded by the coding sequence GTGACCGACAGCACCGCGATCCGCCTCGTCGCCTTCGATCTGGACGACACCCTCGCGCCGTCCAAGAGCGCGATCGACCCACGCATCGGCGACCTGCTGATCGCCCTCGCGGAGCGCGTCGAGGTCGCCATCATCTCTGGCGGCCAGCTCGCGCAGTTCACGATGCAGGTCGTGGACCGTCTGCCCGAGAGCTCTCCCGAGATCCTCGCGCGCGTCCACCTGCTGCCCACGTGCGGCACACAGTACTACCGTCTGGCCGAGGGCGGCGTCGACACCGTGTACGCGCACTCCCTCACGCCCGACCAGCGCGACCGCGCCCTCGCCGCGGTCGAGGACGAGGCCCGCCGCCTCGGCTACTGGGAGAGCGAGACCTGGGGCGACATCCTCGAAGACCGAGGGTCGCAGATCACGTTCTCGGCGCTCGGTCAGCGCGCGCCGCTCGAGGCGAAGAAGGCGTGGGACCCGACCGGCGCGAAGAAGAACGATCTCCGCGCGGCCGTCGCGGGCCGTCTGCCGGATCTCGAGGTGCGCTCGGGCGGCTCCACGTCCGTCGACATCACGCATCGGGGCATCGACAAGGCGTACGGGATGCGTCAGCTCGCCGAGCAGACCGGCATCGACCTCGACGCCATGCTCTTCGTCGGCGACCGCCTCGACCCCGACGGCAATGACTACCCGGTGCTCGCGATGGGCGTGCGCTGCCAGGCCGTGGACGGCTGGGAGGACACCGCGGTGTTCCTCGAGGGCCTGATCCCCACGCTCTGA
- the acs gene encoding acetate--CoA ligase — MSSQIDHLLNETRHFAPSREFVAQAVAGADLYDRAKVDREGFWAEQARELLHWHKPFTEVLDWSNPPFAQWFADGELNVSYNCLDRHVEAGNGDRVALLWEGEPGDDRRVTYAELTDEVKRLANVLEGLGIGHGDRVAIYMPMIPEAVAAMLAVARVGAIHSVVFGGFSADSLRARIDDAGARLVITADGGWRKGKVSPLKPAVDQALADRGSGPQESVEHVIVVKRGENEVAWVEGRDLWWHDVVPAASADHTAQPFPAENPLFILYTSGTTGKPKGILHTSGGYLTQATFTNRVVHDIHPETDVYWCTADIGWITGHSYVTYGPLANGATQVLYEGTPETPHPGRWWEVIEKYGVSVFYTAPTAIRSFMKLGRQIPQSFDLSSVRVLGSVGEPINPEAWVWYRDVIGEDRAPIVDTWWQTETGAIMISALPGVTVTKPGAAQVAVPGISVDVVDEAGEHVGTGNGGLLVITEPWPSMLRGIWGDPERFVETYWEKFADKGFYFAGDGARLDEDGDVWLMGRVDDVMNVSGHRLSTAEIESSLVAHEATAEAAVVGASDETTGQAVVAFVILKESFLKAHTPDGLAAQLRSWVGEQIGPIARPRDIYIVSELPKTRSGKIMRRLLRDVAEGREVGDTTTLADTAVMSVISAQVK; from the coding sequence ATGAGCAGCCAGATCGACCACCTTCTGAACGAGACCCGGCACTTCGCCCCCAGCAGGGAGTTCGTCGCGCAGGCCGTCGCCGGCGCCGATCTGTACGACCGCGCCAAGGTCGACCGCGAAGGATTCTGGGCCGAGCAGGCCCGCGAGCTGCTGCACTGGCACAAGCCGTTCACCGAGGTGCTCGACTGGTCGAACCCGCCGTTCGCGCAGTGGTTCGCCGACGGCGAGCTCAACGTCTCGTACAACTGCCTCGACCGTCACGTCGAGGCGGGCAACGGCGACCGCGTCGCGCTGCTGTGGGAGGGCGAGCCCGGCGACGATCGCCGCGTCACCTACGCCGAGCTCACCGACGAGGTCAAGCGCCTCGCGAACGTGCTGGAGGGCCTGGGCATCGGCCACGGCGACCGTGTCGCGATCTACATGCCGATGATCCCCGAGGCCGTCGCCGCGATGCTCGCCGTCGCGCGCGTCGGGGCGATCCACTCGGTCGTCTTCGGCGGCTTCTCGGCCGACTCGCTGCGGGCGCGCATCGATGACGCCGGGGCACGCCTGGTGATCACCGCCGACGGCGGCTGGCGCAAGGGCAAGGTCTCGCCGCTCAAGCCCGCCGTCGACCAGGCGCTCGCCGACCGCGGGAGCGGGCCGCAGGAGTCGGTCGAGCACGTCATCGTCGTCAAGCGCGGCGAGAACGAGGTCGCGTGGGTCGAGGGACGCGACCTGTGGTGGCACGACGTCGTGCCCGCGGCATCCGCCGACCACACCGCGCAGCCGTTCCCGGCCGAGAACCCGCTGTTCATCCTCTACACATCGGGCACGACCGGGAAGCCCAAGGGCATCCTCCACACCTCCGGGGGCTACCTGACGCAGGCGACGTTCACGAACCGCGTCGTGCACGACATCCACCCCGAGACCGACGTCTACTGGTGCACGGCCGACATCGGCTGGATCACCGGCCACTCCTACGTCACCTACGGCCCGCTCGCCAACGGCGCGACCCAGGTGCTGTACGAGGGCACGCCCGAGACCCCCCACCCGGGCCGGTGGTGGGAGGTCATCGAGAAGTACGGCGTGAGCGTCTTCTACACCGCACCGACCGCCATCCGCTCGTTCATGAAGCTCGGGCGGCAGATCCCGCAGTCCTTCGACCTGTCGAGCGTGCGTGTGCTGGGCTCGGTGGGCGAGCCGATCAACCCCGAGGCGTGGGTCTGGTACCGCGACGTCATCGGCGAGGACCGCGCGCCGATCGTCGACACGTGGTGGCAGACCGAGACGGGCGCCATCATGATCTCGGCGCTGCCGGGCGTCACGGTCACCAAGCCCGGCGCCGCACAGGTCGCCGTGCCCGGCATCTCGGTCGACGTCGTCGATGAAGCCGGCGAGCACGTCGGCACCGGCAACGGCGGGCTCCTCGTGATCACCGAACCGTGGCCGAGCATGCTGCGCGGCATCTGGGGCGACCCCGAGCGGTTCGTCGAGACGTACTGGGAGAAGTTCGCCGACAAGGGCTTCTACTTCGCCGGCGACGGCGCGCGCCTCGACGAGGACGGCGACGTGTGGCTCATGGGCCGCGTCGACGACGTCATGAACGTGTCGGGCCACCGCCTGTCGACCGCCGAGATCGAGTCGTCGCTCGTCGCGCACGAGGCCACGGCCGAGGCCGCGGTGGTGGGCGCCTCCGATGAGACCACCGGGCAGGCCGTGGTGGCGTTCGTGATCCTGAAGGAGAGCTTCCTCAAGGCCCACACCCCCGACGGCCTCGCGGCGCAGCTGCGGTCGTGGGTCGGCGAGCAGATCGGCCCCATCGCCCGCCCGCGCGACATCTACATCGTCAGCGAGCTGCCCAAGACCCGCTCGGGCAAGATCATGCGGCGCCTGCTGCGCGACGTCGCCGAGGGCCGCGAGGTCGGCGACACCACGACCCTCGCCGACACCGCGGTGATGAGCGTCATCTCGGCGCAGGTGAAGTAG
- a CDS encoding FadR/GntR family transcriptional regulator, protein MTASAARAPRAWQTVLEKIEGDLLEGRLAPGDRLPGERDLSASLGVGRSSVREALRVLEVMGLIRTATGSGPNAGAIIIATPGGGMSALLRLQVAAQGFPLDDVVRTRLVLESAVVEALAADPGRSIEDVHAMLHAMEADDLAPDEFLALDAQLHLALAEASGNVVITAMMAGLRDAIEGYVRSGAERFADWDAEAARLRAEHGAILDAIETGDSALAAKLIRDHITGYYAEAGLARSHG, encoded by the coding sequence ATGACCGCATCCGCTGCCCGCGCACCGCGCGCCTGGCAGACGGTCCTGGAGAAGATCGAGGGTGACCTTCTCGAGGGCCGACTCGCCCCCGGCGACCGCCTGCCCGGTGAACGAGACCTGTCCGCATCCCTCGGCGTCGGACGCTCGAGCGTCCGCGAGGCGCTGCGCGTCCTCGAGGTGATGGGCCTCATCCGCACCGCCACCGGCTCGGGGCCCAACGCCGGCGCCATCATCATCGCCACCCCCGGAGGAGGCATGTCGGCGCTGCTGCGCCTGCAGGTCGCCGCGCAGGGGTTCCCGCTCGACGACGTCGTGCGCACACGACTCGTGCTCGAATCCGCCGTCGTCGAGGCGCTCGCCGCCGACCCCGGGCGCTCCATCGAGGACGTCCACGCGATGCTCCACGCCATGGAGGCCGACGACCTCGCGCCCGACGAGTTCCTCGCCCTCGACGCCCAGCTGCACCTCGCGCTCGCCGAGGCATCCGGCAACGTCGTCATCACCGCGATGATGGCGGGCCTGCGCGACGCGATCGAGGGCTACGTGCGCTCCGGCGCCGAGCGCTTCGCCGACTGGGATGCCGAGGCCGCGCGCCTCCGCGCCGAGCACGGCGCGATCCTCGACGCGATCGAGACCGGCGACAGCGCCCTCGCCGCCAAGCTCATCCGAGACCACATCACCGGCTACTACGCCGAGGCGGGCCTGGCCCGCTCGCACGGCTGA
- a CDS encoding thymidine kinase — MAKLYFRYGAMNSGKSTSLLQAAFNYEERGQHVLLAKPEIDTKGADQIDSRLGVKRKVDFLIAPEDDLRALFGHHRALLRLRGEDALIPESTATGESPDVACLLIDEAQFLTRAQVDDLMRIVVLDGVPVLAYGIRTDFQTQAFPGSRRLLELAHSLEELKTICRCGRKALFNARLVGGRFVFDGDQVAIDELSSDRVTYESMCAECYLRESGGRLG; from the coding sequence GTGGCCAAACTGTACTTCCGCTACGGAGCGATGAACTCCGGCAAGTCGACATCGCTCCTCCAGGCCGCATTCAACTACGAGGAGCGCGGCCAGCACGTGCTGCTGGCCAAGCCCGAGATCGACACCAAGGGCGCCGACCAGATCGACAGCCGGCTGGGCGTCAAGCGCAAGGTCGACTTCCTCATCGCGCCCGAGGACGACCTGCGGGCGCTCTTCGGCCACCACCGCGCGCTGCTGCGCCTGCGCGGCGAGGACGCGCTCATCCCCGAGTCCACCGCCACGGGGGAGTCGCCCGACGTCGCGTGCCTGCTGATCGACGAGGCCCAGTTCCTCACGCGCGCGCAGGTCGACGACCTGATGCGGATCGTCGTCCTCGACGGCGTGCCCGTGCTCGCCTACGGCATCCGCACCGACTTCCAGACGCAGGCCTTTCCGGGCTCCCGGCGGCTGCTGGAGCTCGCCCACAGCCTCGAGGAGCTCAAGACCATCTGCCGCTGCGGACGAAAGGCCCTCTTCAACGCACGACTCGTCGGCGGCCGGTTCGTGTTCGACGGCGACCAGGTCGCGATCGACGAGCTCAGCAGCGACCGCGTGACGTACGAGTCGATGTGCGCCGAGTGCTACCTGCGCGAGTCGGGCGGGCGCCTGGGCTGA
- a CDS encoding metallophosphoesterase gives MPSAARAALTVLGTVGAVGAGAAIWGVGIERYLFTVRHHALRMLPPGSQPVRVLHVSDAHMAPWQHRKQRWIAGLAALRPDLVINTGDNLGHERGLEGLREAFAPLRGIPGAFVHGSNDHASPSPRNPLMYFSGPSKQVSSAEPLDTGALDAYLGDELGWLSLNNAVGSLEAAGVRFDLFGISDAHRGWDRLDLLPDPVAAMRSGSTAALTLGVTHAPYRRVLDEFTDLGADVIFAGHTHGGQVRIPGSRSALVANCDIPLDQARGLSAWTHDGRTAALNVSAGLGHSIYAPVRFGCRPEASLITLLPA, from the coding sequence ATGCCGAGCGCTGCGCGCGCCGCCCTCACCGTGCTCGGCACGGTGGGGGCGGTCGGCGCTGGAGCCGCGATCTGGGGCGTCGGGATCGAGCGCTACCTCTTCACGGTCCGGCACCATGCCCTGCGGATGCTGCCCCCGGGCTCGCAGCCGGTGCGGGTGCTGCACGTCTCGGACGCCCACATGGCGCCGTGGCAGCACCGCAAGCAGCGCTGGATCGCGGGTCTGGCCGCCCTCCGGCCCGACCTCGTGATCAACACGGGCGACAACCTCGGACACGAACGGGGCCTCGAGGGGCTGCGTGAGGCGTTCGCGCCGCTGCGCGGCATCCCCGGCGCGTTCGTCCACGGGTCAAACGACCACGCCTCCCCGTCGCCGCGCAATCCGCTGATGTACTTCTCGGGGCCCTCGAAGCAGGTCTCTTCGGCGGAGCCCCTCGACACCGGAGCCCTGGACGCCTATCTGGGAGACGAGCTCGGCTGGCTGTCGCTGAACAACGCCGTCGGCTCGCTGGAGGCCGCGGGCGTGAGGTTCGACCTGTTCGGCATCAGCGACGCGCATCGCGGCTGGGACCGCCTGGACCTCCTGCCGGACCCTGTCGCGGCCATGAGGTCGGGCAGCACGGCCGCACTCACGCTCGGGGTCACGCACGCCCCGTACCGGCGCGTGCTCGACGAGTTCACGGATCTGGGCGCCGACGTCATCTTCGCCGGGCACACCCACGGCGGGCAGGTCCGCATCCCGGGGTCCCGTTCCGCACTCGTGGCGAACTGCGACATCCCGCTCGACCAGGCGCGCGGGCTGAGTGCCTGGACGCACGACGGGCGCACCGCCGCGCTCAACGTCAGCGCGGGACTGGGCCACTCCATCTACGCACCGGTGCGATTCGGATGCCGGCCCGAGGCGTCGCTGATCACGCTGCTGCCGGCGTGA
- a CDS encoding alpha-hydroxy acid oxidase, with product MVTRQIPNPIELLELMQFKKPELNGRKRRLDSALTVYDLRTIAKRRTPKAAFDYTDGAAEGELSLDRARRAFEDIEFHPGILKPAPSVDTSVQILGGSSALPFGIAPTGFTRLMQTEGEVAGASAAGAAGIPFTLSTLGTTSIEGVKAANPHGRNWFQLYVMKDREISYGLARRAAEAGFDTLMFTVDTPVAGARLRDKRNGFSIPPQLTLGTIINAIPRPWWWFDFLTTPKLEFASLSSTGGTVGELLDAAMDPTISYEDLAVIRDIWPGKIVVKGVQNVEDSKKLVDLGVDGIVLSNHGGRQLDRAPIPFHLLPKVVREVGKDATVMIDTGIMNGADIVASMALGAKFTLVGRAYLYGLMAGGREGVDRMIEILRSEIERTMKLLGVASIEELQPKHVTQLQRLTPMAQPARRAPARTKAPAKA from the coding sequence ATGGTCACCCGTCAGATCCCGAACCCGATCGAGCTGCTCGAACTCATGCAGTTCAAGAAGCCCGAGCTCAACGGCCGCAAGCGCCGCCTCGACTCCGCCCTCACGGTCTACGACCTGCGCACGATCGCGAAGCGCCGGACGCCCAAGGCGGCGTTCGACTACACCGACGGCGCCGCCGAGGGCGAGCTGTCGCTGGACCGCGCGCGCCGTGCGTTCGAGGACATCGAGTTCCACCCCGGCATCCTCAAGCCCGCCCCCTCCGTCGACACGTCGGTGCAGATCCTCGGCGGATCCTCCGCGCTGCCCTTCGGCATCGCACCCACGGGCTTCACGCGCCTCATGCAGACCGAGGGCGAGGTCGCGGGCGCCTCGGCGGCCGGCGCCGCCGGCATCCCGTTCACGCTGTCGACGCTCGGCACCACCTCCATCGAGGGCGTCAAGGCGGCGAACCCGCACGGGCGCAACTGGTTCCAGCTGTACGTCATGAAGGATCGCGAGATCTCGTACGGCCTCGCCCGCCGCGCGGCCGAGGCCGGGTTCGACACGCTCATGTTCACCGTCGACACGCCCGTCGCCGGAGCGCGCCTGCGCGACAAGCGCAACGGCTTCTCGATCCCGCCGCAGCTGACCCTCGGCACGATCATCAACGCGATCCCGCGCCCGTGGTGGTGGTTCGACTTCCTCACCACGCCCAAGCTCGAGTTCGCGTCGCTGTCGTCCACCGGCGGCACCGTCGGCGAGCTGCTGGACGCCGCCATGGACCCGACGATCTCGTACGAGGACCTCGCGGTCATCCGCGACATCTGGCCCGGCAAGATCGTCGTCAAGGGCGTGCAGAACGTCGAGGACTCCAAGAAGCTCGTCGACCTCGGCGTCGACGGCATCGTGCTGTCCAACCACGGCGGGCGCCAGCTCGACCGCGCGCCCATCCCCTTCCACCTGCTGCCGAAGGTCGTGCGCGAGGTCGGCAAGGACGCCACCGTCATGATCGACACCGGCATCATGAACGGCGCGGACATCGTCGCGTCGATGGCGCTTGGCGCGAAGTTCACGCTCGTCGGCCGCGCGTACCTGTACGGCCTCATGGCCGGCGGCCGCGAGGGCGTGGATCGCATGATCGAGATCCTCCGCAGCGAGATCGAGCGCACGATGAAGCTGCTGGGCGTGGCGAGCATCGAGGAGCTCCAGCCCAAGCACGTCACGCAGCTGCAGCGTCTCACGCCGATGGCGCAGCCCGCTCGCCGCGCACCCGCGCGCACGAAGGCCCCCGCGAAGGCCTGA
- a CDS encoding DUF4177 domain-containing protein has translation MTTWEYLTTPLLIHNTAAILNNWGKQGWELVQVVPGPEGGLVAYFKRPTGGGTANAGLGAAAEAAKQFEGN, from the coding sequence ATGACGACGTGGGAGTACCTCACCACGCCCCTTCTGATCCACAACACCGCCGCCATCCTCAACAACTGGGGAAAGCAGGGCTGGGAGCTCGTCCAGGTCGTGCCCGGCCCGGAGGGCGGACTGGTCGCGTACTTCAAGCGTCCGACGGGCGGCGGCACCGCCAACGCCGGACTGGGCGCCGCGGCCGAGGCCGCCAAGCAGTTCGAAGGGAACTGA